A window from Sus scrofa isolate TJ Tabasco breed Duroc chromosome 2, Sscrofa11.1, whole genome shotgun sequence encodes these proteins:
- the LOC110259747 gene encoding olfactory receptor 2T11-like: MSMENRNSTSDFILLGLLVHNKAIGIVFAVIFAIFVVAVTTNLVMIFLIQVDSRLHTPIYFLLSQLSIMDTLFICTIVPKLLIDIISKDKTISFVDCGIQMFLCSTMIGSEFFLLSLMAYDRYMAVCNPLRYPVLMNRRVCLLLAAGAWFGGSVEGFLLTSVTMTLPYCSSRSINHFFCEIPAVLRLACADTSLYETLMYICCVLMVLIPISIISTSYTLILLTVHRMRSAEGRRKAFASCSSHLIVVSIFYGAAFYNYVLPQLFHTPEQDKVVSAFYTMVTPMLNPLIYSLRNKDVLGAVKKVLAQCLSTQKVSTVYA, translated from the coding sequence ATGTCAATGGAGAATAGAAATTCGACCTCTGACTTTATCCTCCTGGGACTTCTGGTACACAATAAAGCTATAGGGATTGTCTTTGCagttatttttgcaatttttgtgGTGGCTGTAACTACAAATTTGGTCATGATATTCTTGATTCAGGTGGACTCTCGCCTCCACACTCCCATTTACTTTCTGCTCAGCCAGCTGTCCATCATGGACACCCTTTTCATTTGCACCATTGTCCCAAAGCTCCTGATAGACATCATCTCTAAAGATAAGACCATTTCCTTTGTAGACTGTGGCATCCAGATGTTTCTCTGCTCAACCATGATTGGCTCAGAGTTCTTCCTATTGAGcctcatggcctatgaccgctacaTGGCCGTCTGCAACCCACTTAGATACCCAGTCCTGATGAACCGCAGAGTGTGTCTTCTTCTGGCTGCTGGTGCCTGGTTTGGTGGATCCGTGGAGGGCTTTCTGCTTACCTCTGTCACCATGACTCTCCCCTACTGCAGTTCCCGAAGTATCAACCATTTCTTCTGTGAGATCCCTGCAGTTCTCAGATTAGCCTGTGCTGACACATCCTTGTATGAAACCTTGATGTATATCTGCTGTGTACTCATGGTGCTCATCCCTATCTCTATTATCTCAACCTCCTACACCCTCATCTTGTTAACCGTCCACCGCATGCGCTCAGCTGAGGGCCGGAGAAAGGCCTTTGCCTCTTGTTCTTCACACTTGATTGTGGTCAGCATTTTCTATGGGGCTGCCTTCTACAATTATGTGCTGCCCCAGTTATTTCACACCCCTGAGCAGGACAAGGTGGTGTCAGCTTTCTATACCATGGTCACACCCATGCTCAATCCTCTCATCTACAGCCTCAGAAACAAGGATGTCCTGGGAGCAGTTAAAAAGGTACTTGCACAGTGCTTATCTACCCAGAAAGTTTCCACAGTTTATGCTTAG